The Scyliorhinus torazame isolate Kashiwa2021f chromosome 17, sScyTor2.1, whole genome shotgun sequence genome includes a window with the following:
- the rasd1 gene encoding dexamethasone-induced Ras-related protein 1 codes for MMKMSPCEAELNIPAKNCYRMVILGSSKVGKSAIVSRFLSGKFEDQYTPTIEDFHRKFYSIRGDVYQLDILDTSGNHPFPAMRRLSILTGDVFILVFSLDNQDSFEEVKRLKQQIVETKSCLKNKTKENIDVPIVICGNKSDRDFYREVPREKIQRLLEGDSKCAYFEISAKRNSNVDEMFQTLFTMAKLPSEMSPDLHRKVSVQYCDILHRKTFRSRKIKDEDAYGIVAPFARRPSVHSDLMYIKEKAIGGGHSRDKDRCVIS; via the exons aTGATGAAGATGTCGCCCTGCGAGGCTGAGCTGAACATTCCCGCTAAGAACTGCTACCGGATGGTCATCCTGGGCTCCTCCAAGGTGGGCAAAAGCGCCATCGTGTCCCGCTTCCTCAGCGGCAAGTTCGAAGATCAGTACACGCCGACCATCGAGGATTTCCACCGCAAGTTCTACAGCATCCGGGGCGATGTGTACCAGCTAGACATCCTCGACACGTCGGGGAACCATCCCTTCCCGGCCATGAGGCGCCTCTCTATCCTCACAG gcgaTGTTTTCATCTTGGTCTTCAGCCTGGACAACCAGGACTCCTTCGAGGAGGTCAAGCGGCTCAAACAGCAGATCGTGGAGACCAAGTCTTGCCTGAAGAATAAGACCAAGGAGAACATCGATGTCCCCATTGTCATCTGCGGCAACAAGAGCGACCGGGACTTTTATCGGGAGGTGCCTAGGGAGAAGATCCAGCGGCTGCTGGAGGGTGACTCCAAATGTGCTTACTTCGAGATCTCCGCCAAAAGGAACAGCAACGTGGACGAGATGTTCCAGACCCTGTTCACCATGGCCAAGCTGCCCAGTGAGATGAGCCCGGACCTCCACAGGAAGGTGTCGGTGCAGTACTGCGACATCCTGCACCGGAAAACCTTCCGCAGCAGGAAAATCAAAGACGAAGACGCATACGGCATCGTGGCACCCTTCGCCCGTAGACCGAGTGTGCACAGCGACCTGATGTACATCAAAGAGAAGGCGATCGGCGGCGGCCACAGCAGGGACAAGGACAGATGTGTGATCAGTTAA